One stretch of Bacillota bacterium DNA includes these proteins:
- the pxpB gene encoding 5-oxoprolinase subunit PxpB translates to MRHYFDAGESHLIVEFGDTIDPSINREVHALGKALQNLGAPWLREVLPTYRSLMISYCPLSITRSELREVCESMGTLSLSCSSESQEVVEIPVLYGGEWGLDMLEVAKETAMSVDEVILLHTSRPYPVYMIGFLPGYPYLGGLDPRLSLPRLKVPRTKVPAGSVAIAMQQTGVYPLASPGGWRIIGHTPLCLFDPHRSQPSLLRAGQWVRFRSVSLSEYHTIVALLRAGQFSPYTELMEVSHG, encoded by the coding sequence ATGCGACATTATTTCGACGCCGGTGAAAGCCATCTTATCGTTGAATTTGGCGATACCATTGACCCGAGTATTAACCGTGAGGTGCACGCTCTAGGAAAAGCGCTGCAAAACCTCGGTGCCCCTTGGCTACGGGAAGTACTGCCCACCTATCGCTCTCTTATGATTTCTTACTGCCCTTTATCTATCACGCGGAGTGAGCTACGGGAGGTATGCGAGAGCATGGGCACTTTGTCCCTCTCGTGCTCTAGTGAGAGTCAAGAAGTAGTCGAAATACCGGTCTTGTATGGTGGAGAGTGGGGCCTAGACATGCTAGAGGTGGCCAAAGAAACAGCGATGTCTGTTGACGAGGTTATTCTTTTGCATACGTCACGCCCCTATCCTGTCTACATGATCGGATTTCTGCCGGGCTACCCCTACCTGGGCGGGCTCGACCCGCGGCTCTCCCTGCCGCGCCTCAAAGTGCCACGCACCAAGGTGCCAGCAGGTTCAGTCGCCATCGCCATGCAGCAGACCGGTGTTTACCCGCTCGCTAGCCCAGGCGGGTGGCGGATTATAGGGCATACCCCACTCTGCCTTTTTGACCCCCACCGCAGCCAACCAAGTCTACTTCGGGCGGGGCAATGGGTGCGGTTTAGGTCAGTTTCCTTATCTGAATATCATACCATCGTCGCTCTTCTCCGGGCGGGGCAGTTCAGTCCCTATACTGAGCTGATGGAGGTGTCTCATGGCTAG
- a CDS encoding DNA-processing protein DprA produces the protein MLIAVIGSRACSSKESEIAYQLGEGLAAHGCVVMSGLAKGIDTAALTGAVRAQGKTVAVLPTSRQEQVYPRGNWALAAELRAAGGVLVTPFATPCQDVNSLRRRLIERNFLMALYCDAAIVVSDSTHIAGGTAWMLAFCQQLGRPIYRLNSAREIDCALAPVRRTTWWQPELVELRSHIGQHISS, from the coding sequence GTGCTGATTGCAGTGATAGGCAGTCGAGCATGTTCGAGCAAAGAAAGCGAGATCGCCTACCAGCTAGGCGAGGGTTTGGCCGCCCATGGCTGTGTGGTGATGTCTGGCCTAGCCAAGGGGATCGATACGGCGGCGCTAACGGGGGCCGTGCGCGCCCAAGGCAAAACAGTGGCCGTTTTACCTACTTCTCGCCAAGAGCAAGTCTACCCCCGTGGCAATTGGGCGCTAGCGGCAGAGTTGCGAGCGGCGGGCGGAGTACTTGTCACACCTTTCGCCACGCCCTGCCAAGATGTTAATAGTTTGCGGCGAAGACTCATAGAGCGCAATTTCCTCATGGCTCTTTACTGTGATGCGGCCATCGTCGTCTCTGACAGCACCCATATCGCGGGAGGTACGGCTTGGATGTTAGCATTCTGTCAACAGTTAGGGCGGCCTATCTACCGCTTGAATAGTGCGCGGGAAATCGACTGTGCGCTAGCGCCAGTACGGCGCACTACATGGTGGCAACCAGAGCTGGTGGAGCTAAGGAGCCATATCGGGCAACACATCTCTAGCTGA
- a CDS encoding IclR family transcriptional regulator, whose protein sequence is MAIATTFAKGLMVLELFTVERPRLTLRQVAELADLSKPTALRLLNTLEDKGFLMRDKSKAYCLGMKLLELGNLVAERLDVRAAAIPYMEELSVMADQAVNLVIRDGLEGVYIEKRETSHPVRLYTRIGRRAPLYAGACPRALLAFLPERERAEIVAQLKFVAVTATTPATASALEEVMRQEREQGYTLSLGELHEGTAAIAMPVRDHTDRVVASISIAGPLGSFIPEKRDYLVRALQRSVRALSQELGFVAKESKL, encoded by the coding sequence ATGGCGATTGCGACTACTTTTGCCAAAGGACTAATGGTGCTCGAACTATTCACCGTCGAGAGACCTCGTCTGACCCTGCGACAGGTTGCCGAGCTCGCGGATCTCTCTAAGCCAACGGCTTTGCGTCTGCTTAACACGCTCGAAGACAAGGGCTTTCTTATGCGCGACAAGAGCAAGGCCTACTGTCTGGGCATGAAGCTCTTAGAATTAGGTAACTTGGTCGCCGAACGCCTCGATGTGCGGGCCGCTGCCATCCCCTACATGGAAGAGCTGTCCGTGATGGCAGACCAGGCCGTCAACCTAGTGATACGCGATGGCTTAGAAGGTGTTTATATTGAAAAGAGGGAGACGAGCCACCCCGTGCGCCTCTACACTCGCATCGGCCGCCGTGCTCCTCTCTATGCTGGCGCGTGCCCTCGCGCTTTGCTTGCCTTCTTGCCAGAGCGCGAGAGGGCCGAAATTGTAGCGCAACTTAAGTTTGTCGCTGTCACCGCCACAACCCCAGCTACTGCTTCTGCTCTAGAAGAAGTGATGAGGCAGGAGCGAGAGCAGGGCTATACTCTTAGTCTAGGCGAACTGCACGAGGGGACAGCAGCCATAGCCATGCCAGTTCGCGATCATACCGATAGAGTAGTTGCTAGTATCAGCATTGCCGGCCCTCTAGGAAGCTTTATCCCCGAAAAGCGCGATTACTTAGTCCGAGCCTTGCAGCGCTCGGTGAGGGCCTTGTCGCAGGAGCTAGGCTTCGTAGCCAAGGAGAGCAAATTGTGA
- a CDS encoding LamB/YcsF family protein, whose product MTSCDLNCDMGEGFGVYRLGFERELMPYVSSISIACGFHAGDPSTMRETIALAKAKELSVGAHPGYPDLIGFGRRPMQLTPGEVYDAVVYQVGAFLGVAKSLKIEGTHVKVHGALYNAASADITLASAVARAVRAVDGGLTLVGLAGGKLIEAGLSEGLCVAREAFADRRYHADGSLVPRSHPLALYHSFTEAKEQVRELLTTGCVTSLTGEKVAIAADTICVHGDSAPAVEFASGLRSLMTELGVALSPLTRG is encoded by the coding sequence ATGACTTCATGTGACCTTAACTGCGACATGGGTGAGGGTTTTGGCGTTTATCGGCTAGGTTTTGAGCGCGAGCTCATGCCATACGTCTCGTCAATTAGTATCGCCTGTGGCTTTCACGCTGGCGACCCTAGCACTATGCGTGAGACTATAGCCCTGGCTAAAGCTAAAGAGCTAAGTGTTGGGGCTCACCCTGGGTATCCTGACTTAATCGGGTTTGGGCGACGACCCATGCAACTCACTCCCGGTGAGGTTTACGATGCCGTGGTCTACCAAGTGGGGGCATTTCTTGGTGTAGCAAAGTCTCTTAAAATAGAGGGTACTCATGTTAAAGTTCATGGGGCTCTCTACAATGCCGCTTCCGCCGATATAACCTTAGCCTCTGCCGTGGCGCGGGCCGTACGCGCAGTTGACGGGGGGCTGACTCTAGTTGGTCTTGCCGGTGGCAAACTTATTGAGGCTGGGCTCAGCGAAGGGCTCTGTGTCGCGCGCGAGGCCTTTGCCGACCGACGCTACCATGCAGATGGTAGCTTGGTGCCGCGTAGCCATCCTCTGGCACTTTATCACAGTTTTACTGAGGCCAAGGAACAGGTACGAGAACTGCTCACCACGGGCTGTGTCACGTCTCTGACGGGAGAAAAAGTGGCTATTGCGGCAGATACCATTTGTGTGCATGGCGACAGTGCGCCGGCGGTCGAGTTCGCCAGTGGCCTTCGCTCGCTCATGACTGAGCTAGGCGTAGCCCTCTCTCCCCTTACCCGAGGCTAA